From a single Francisella halioticida genomic region:
- a CDS encoding transposase, translating into MLRKGDKMRYTKEFKDEAVKLCLQPDANRREIADNLGVKYKTICSWISKAMSNPQKEIKIDYKTQYQQLSFENTDLKKKLKQAETEREILKKAAAYFAKQNL; encoded by the coding sequence GTGTTAAGAAAAGGAGACAAGATGAGATATACAAAAGAGTTTAAAGATGAAGCTGTTAAATTATGTTTACAACCAGATGCAAATAGACGAGAAATAGCAGATAACTTAGGGGTTAAATATAAAACCATTTGCAGTTGGATATCCAAAGCCATGTCAAACCCTCAGAAAGAAATAAAGATAGATTATAAAACGCAGTACCAGCAACTATCTTTTGAAAATACTGATTTGAAGAAAAAACTCAAACAGGCAGAAACAGAGCGTGAAATACTAAAAAAGGCAGCAGCGTACTTTGCAAAGCAAAATCTGTAA
- a CDS encoding N-acetylmannosamine-6-phosphate 2-epimerase codes for MSQIGGYDHFITPTIDEVIEVANAGVDIVALDATDRRRPKNQELKDLVAEVRNKFPQLFLMSDCSTFEEGVYAQELGFDLIATTLSGYTFQTENQLLPNIELIVKLVKNLETPIIAEGGISTYQDAKDAYRAGAYGLVICSAITRPPLITKGFVEETKKYTGS; via the coding sequence GTGTCCCAAATAGGAGGGTATGATCATTTTATAACTCCTACAATAGATGAAGTTATAGAAGTAGCTAATGCAGGAGTAGATATTGTAGCTTTAGATGCTACAGATCGTAGAAGACCAAAGAATCAAGAGCTAAAAGATTTAGTAGCTGAAGTTAGAAATAAGTTTCCACAATTATTTCTTATGTCAGACTGTTCAACTTTTGAAGAGGGCGTATATGCCCAAGAATTAGGTTTTGATTTAATTGCAACCACATTGAGTGGTTATACTTTTCAAACAGAAAATCAGCTTTTACCAAATATTGAGCTTATTGTTAAGCTCGTTAAAAATCTAGAGACACCAATAATAGCTGAGGGAGGTATCTCAACGTATCAAGATGCAAAGGATGCTTATAGGGCAGGAGCTTATGGATTAGTTATTTGCTCAGCTATTACCAGACCACCGTTGATAACTAAGGGATTTGTGGAGGAAACTAAGAAATATACAGGTAGTTAA
- a CDS encoding lipoate--protein ligase: MNIYISQSNNIYFNLALENWLFLEKLQDKKILFLWQNAPCVVIGRAQNPWLECNLNRMREDNIIMVRRQSGGGTVYHDFGNLNYTIISPKKDHDIKANLDLVCSAVKSLGIEVYANKRNDIVVDYHDFTYKVSGSAFREKKDRAFHHGTLLINANTKKLYDYLHQPIDKSLDTKGVKSHRSKVINLAEINPNIQTQNITRTFLNSFNSVELSLINEETPLKNKQIITNEIENLKNWQWRFGKTLPFSKSYTTDNEEIKIKIESGIITDINSVNKNINISNKKLKFKQSYDFKFFKKLLTN, translated from the coding sequence ATGAATATCTATATTTCTCAAAGTAATAATATTTACTTTAACTTAGCACTTGAAAACTGGCTTTTTTTAGAAAAACTTCAAGATAAGAAAATATTATTTTTATGGCAAAATGCTCCTTGTGTCGTTATAGGTAGAGCACAAAATCCTTGGCTTGAATGTAACCTTAATAGGATGAGAGAAGATAATATAATTATGGTCAGGCGCCAAAGTGGTGGTGGTACTGTTTATCATGATTTTGGAAATCTAAACTACACTATTATTTCCCCTAAAAAAGATCATGATATCAAAGCTAACCTTGATTTAGTTTGTAGCGCTGTAAAAAGCTTAGGAATTGAGGTCTATGCTAACAAGAGAAACGATATTGTTGTGGATTATCATGATTTTACTTACAAAGTATCAGGTAGTGCTTTTAGAGAGAAAAAAGATAGAGCATTTCACCATGGTACTCTATTAATTAATGCTAACACCAAAAAACTCTACGACTATCTTCATCAACCTATAGATAAGTCTTTAGATACCAAAGGTGTAAAATCACACCGCTCTAAAGTCATAAATTTAGCTGAAATTAATCCAAACATCCAAACTCAAAATATTACAAGAACTTTTTTAAATAGTTTTAATAGTGTTGAATTAAGTCTAATTAATGAAGAAACCCCTCTCAAAAATAAACAAATAATAACAAATGAAATAGAAAATTTAAAAAATTGGCAGTGGCGTTTTGGAAAAACATTACCTTTTAGTAAAAGTTATACAACAGATAATGAAGAAATTAAAATAAAAATTGAATCTGGAATTATAACTGATATTAATAGCGTCAATAAAAATATAAATATTTCAAATAAAAAACTTAAATTTAAGCAGTCATATGACTTTAAATTCTTTAAGAAATTATTAACAAATTAA
- the tyrS gene encoding tyrosine--tRNA ligase yields the protein MSTIAQTLEIIKRGADEVLIKEELVKKLEKNKSLIIKFGCDPTAPDIHLGHTVVINKLKQLQDLGHEIHFLIGDFTAQIGDPTGKNATRPPLIAEDVAANAETYTKQVFKILDKEKTIIRRNGDWFDKMSASDMIKLASKSTVARILERDDFSKRYKGGQSISIHEFLYPLVQGYDSVAMNADIELGGTDQKFNLLMGRELQKQQGQEPQVIITMPLLEGLDGVKKMSKSSQNYIGIEEPANDIFGKIMSISDDLMWRYYELLSFKSLEVIAELKENVKNGANPRDIKIELAKELIERFHSTEDAEKAHQDFIQRFQKNQIPDDINVIELNQELLIANLLKEAGLVSSTSEANRMIKQGAVKIDGEKVAGNKAVFGQGTDNVFQVGKRKFAKIIIK from the coding sequence ATGTCGACTATAGCGCAGACTTTAGAAATTATCAAAAGAGGGGCTGATGAAGTTCTTATCAAAGAAGAATTAGTAAAAAAACTAGAAAAAAATAAGTCATTAATTATTAAATTTGGTTGTGATCCAACAGCTCCAGATATTCATCTAGGTCATACTGTTGTCATTAATAAACTAAAACAACTTCAGGATTTAGGTCATGAAATTCATTTTTTAATTGGTGATTTTACAGCTCAAATAGGTGATCCAACTGGAAAAAATGCTACAAGACCACCTCTAATAGCAGAGGATGTTGCTGCAAATGCTGAGACATATACAAAGCAAGTTTTTAAGATTTTGGATAAGGAAAAAACAATTATTCGTCGTAATGGTGACTGGTTTGATAAAATGTCTGCTAGTGACATGATTAAACTAGCTTCAAAATCTACAGTAGCTAGAATACTTGAAAGAGATGATTTCTCAAAAAGATATAAAGGTGGTCAATCGATCTCTATTCATGAGTTTTTGTATCCTTTAGTACAAGGGTATGATTCTGTAGCTATGAATGCTGATATTGAGTTAGGTGGTACAGATCAGAAATTTAATTTATTAATGGGCAGAGAGTTACAAAAACAACAAGGACAGGAACCACAAGTTATTATTACTATGCCTCTTTTAGAAGGCTTAGATGGTGTTAAAAAAATGTCTAAATCTAGCCAGAATTATATTGGTATAGAAGAGCCAGCTAATGATATTTTTGGTAAGATCATGTCAATATCTGATGATCTTATGTGGCGTTATTATGAATTGTTAAGTTTTAAATCTTTAGAAGTTATAGCAGAACTAAAAGAAAATGTTAAAAATGGAGCTAATCCACGAGATATTAAAATCGAACTTGCTAAAGAGCTCATAGAAAGATTTCATTCTACGGAAGATGCTGAGAAGGCGCATCAAGATTTTATACAAAGATTTCAAAAAAATCAGATACCTGATGACATAAATGTTATAGAATTAAATCAAGAGCTACTTATTGCAAACTTGCTGAAAGAAGCTGGTTTGGTTTCAAGCACATCTGAAGCTAATCGTATGATTAAGCAAGGAGCAGTTAAAATAGATGGCGAAAAGGTCGCTGGTAATAAAGCTGTTTTCGGTCAAGGTACAGATAATGTTTTCCAAGTAGGGAAACGTAAATTTGCAAAAATTATTATAAAATAA
- a CDS encoding RNA-binding S4 domain-containing protein: MSVRLDKWLWAARFYKTRALAKKAIEGGKIQFQGQKIKVSKAVNIGDIYQIQQSHIQKTVVVKALDEIRKSAIEAQKLYTETAQSIDKREKEVLLRKTASLQSHEKPTKKQRRQIISFKRND; the protein is encoded by the coding sequence ATGAGTGTTAGACTAGATAAATGGTTATGGGCAGCTAGATTTTATAAAACTAGAGCCTTAGCAAAAAAAGCAATTGAAGGTGGTAAGATACAATTTCAAGGACAAAAAATAAAAGTTAGTAAAGCAGTAAATATTGGAGATATTTATCAAATTCAACAGTCTCACATACAGAAAACTGTAGTTGTCAAAGCATTAGATGAAATTAGAAAATCTGCTATAGAAGCACAAAAACTCTACACAGAAACTGCACAAAGTATTGATAAAAGAGAAAAAGAAGTTCTTCTAAGAAAAACAGCAAGCTTACAAAGCCATGAAAAACCAACTAAAAAACAACGCAGGCAAATAATCAGCTTTAAAAGGAATGATTAA
- a CDS encoding DUF2797 domain-containing protein has product MNKIVNLHKMNTSLDDKNNANYQLEDICMNHYIGKNLKIEFLNVINCVSCGIKTKKSYSQGHCFMCMRRLPECDICIVKPELCHFSEGTCRDSEWGEKNCMKTHIVYLANTGDTKVGITKLKNVPSRWIDQGASQAIPIFAVENRLISGLVEVAIKEHISDKTNWRKMLQGDPDNSVDFIGLRDELISKSTDKISQIKAKHGENSVEPVEGSIQDINYPVLEYPTKIKSFNLDKDPIIDAKLMGIKGQYLIFDTGVINIRKFSGYKCNISV; this is encoded by the coding sequence ATGAATAAAATAGTTAATTTACACAAGATGAATACATCTTTAGATGATAAAAATAATGCTAATTATCAGTTAGAAGATATTTGTATGAACCACTATATTGGTAAAAATCTAAAAATAGAGTTTTTAAATGTGATTAATTGTGTCTCTTGTGGTATTAAGACAAAGAAAAGCTATTCACAGGGACATTGTTTTATGTGTATGAGAAGATTACCCGAATGTGATATTTGCATTGTTAAGCCGGAGTTATGCCATTTTTCAGAAGGTACCTGTAGAGATTCTGAATGGGGAGAGAAAAACTGTATGAAAACTCATATAGTGTATTTGGCAAATACTGGAGATACTAAAGTAGGTATTACAAAGTTAAAAAATGTACCATCACGTTGGATAGATCAAGGAGCTAGTCAAGCTATACCAATATTTGCAGTTGAGAATAGACTGATATCTGGACTAGTCGAAGTTGCAATAAAAGAACATATATCAGATAAAACAAATTGGCGAAAAATGCTTCAAGGTGATCCAGATAATAGTGTTGATTTTATTGGTTTAAGGGATGAGTTGATTAGTAAATCAACTGATAAAATATCACAAATAAAAGCTAAGCATGGCGAAAATAGTGTTGAGCCAGTAGAAGGGAGTATTCAAGATATAAACTATCCTGTGCTTGAGTATCCTACAAAAATTAAATCTTTTAACTTAGATAAAGATCCTATTATTGATGCTAAGCTTATGGGTATAAAGGGCCAATATTTAATATTTGATACTGGGGTAATAAATATACGTAAATTTAGCGGTTATAAGTGTAATATCTCGGTATAA